A genomic stretch from Erigeron canadensis isolate Cc75 chromosome 9, C_canadensis_v1, whole genome shotgun sequence includes:
- the LOC122582635 gene encoding uncharacterized protein LOC122582635, translating into MMTSLGVTPSTSFTRHLQSPSSLLTHHYQRQQVQPLSGVCLMRRCKKRGSLVVTRGGAPGATTYLFAFLFPLSLLAVTIFTSIQISDKLDRDFYQEMEVNQSILEADDEDLDVVVPTEDEEPPRARTRNRPKREVEVSGM; encoded by the exons ATGATGACAAGTTTGGGCGTAACTCCCAGTACTTCCTTTACCCGCCATCTTCAATCTCCATCATCACTACTAACTCATCATTATCAGCGGCAGCAGGTTCAACCATTGAGTGGTGTTTGTTTGATGAGGAGATGCAAAAAGAGAGGGTCATTAGTAGTGACACGTGGCGGAGCACCAGGAGCCACTACTTATCTCTTTGCTTTCCTCTTTCCACTTTCATTACTTGCTGTTACTATTTTCACTTCTATCCAGATTTCTGATAAACTTGACAGAGATTTCTATCAGGAG ATGGAAGTTAATCAATCAATATTAGAAGCAGACGATGAAGACCTAGATGTCGTGGTTCCAACCGAAGACGAAGAGCCTCCTCGAGCACGGACTCGCAACAGGCCAAAACGTGAAGTTGAGGTTTCGGGAATGTAG